The following are from one region of the Penaeus chinensis breed Huanghai No. 1 chromosome 5, ASM1920278v2, whole genome shotgun sequence genome:
- the LOC125025729 gene encoding homeotic protein empty spiracles-like → MMPQAPTPVVPTRPRLGFSIESLVGCGDEKRASVSPPAPGLTKLPDTLPHQQVLREAGLNLPRDFLLAREQHLREQLRDQLLKEQLLRVQQARDSRLEHHHTSPLTSPIQRTLSPISHTEDDKKATPPPTSPASLPPPSFPGSGMHPPQLLPLGGYAMHPHVSSPLMHHPLLAQGQVPQLGTPLPPAPGPRDYPLYPWLLSRHGRIFPPGFPGGHDFPTFLLPFRKPKRIRTAFSPSQLLKLEQAFEKNQYVVGAERKQLAQALNLSETQVKVWFQNRRTKHKRQQQEDETGEGGENKGDTKQSEEEGLVLEHEEDEELDVENEAEGH, encoded by the exons ATGATGCCACAAGCGCCAACGCCCGTGGTGCCCACACGCCCACGTCTTGGTTTTTCCATAGAATCTCTGGTGGGATGCGGAGATGAGAAGAGGGCGTCCGTCTCCCCGCCCGCGCCGGGGCTTACCAAACTGCCAGACACGCTTCCGCACCAGCAGGTTCTGCGGGAGGCCGGTCTCAACCTTCCCCGGGATTTCCTCCTGGCCAGGGAACAGCACCTCCGGGAACAGCTGCGGGATCAGTTACTCAAGGAACAGCTCCTCCGCGTCCAGCAAGCCAGAGACAGCAGACTCGAGCACCACCACACTTCTCCCTTGACGTCTCCTATCCAGCGCACCCTCTCGCCCATCTCCCACACCGAGGACGACAAGAAGGCCACTCCGCCGCCCACAAGTCCCGCGTCTCTCCCTCCACCGAGCTTCCCCGGGTCCGGCATGCACCCGCCACAGCTGCTCCCCCTCGGAGGCTACGCCATGCACCCACATGTCTCGTCGCCCCTCATGCACCACCCCCTCCTCGCACAGGGCCAAGTGCCACAGCTGGGTACGCCGCTGCCACCTGCCCCAGGACCTCGTGATTACCCTCTCTACCCTTGGCTGCTGAGTCGTCACGGCAGAATCTTCCCTCCAGGTTTCCCCGGCG GCCACGATTTCCCAACATTCCTCCTGCCCTTCCGGAAGCCCAAGAGGATCCGGACGGCGTTTAGCCCGAGCCAGCTCCTCAAGCTCGAGCAAGCTTTCGAGAAGAACCAGTACGTGGTGGGCGCCGAGAGGAAGCAGCTCGCCCAGGCCCTCAATCTCTCTGAAACTCAG gTCAAAGTGTGGTTCCAAAACCGGAGGACGAAACACAAGAGGCAACAGCAGGAAGATGAAaccggagaaggaggagagaacaaGGGGGATACTAAACAGAGCGAAGAGGAAGGTCTCGTCCTCGAACACGAAGAAGACGAGGAACTCGACGTCGAGAACGAAGCCGAAGGTCATTAA